In Leisingera sp. NJS204, the DNA window CCGTCAGCCCGACGGCGCCCAAAGCCAGCGGCGGCACGCCCTCCCCGGCGAGGCTGTCGACCGCGTCCTTGTACAGCATCGGTGTGTAAACCGCGATCAGCTTGGCCAGGACCAGCACCGCAAGTGCCAGCACCACCCGGACCTTCACGGCCCGGTTATCCTTGGGCCAAAGATACGGTCCCACCCTGCGCAAGGTGCGCAGGCCGGAGCGGCGTTCGTCTTCGGCGGTATCGGCTTGCAACGGCACGGCGGCCTGGTCTGTCTGGGTCATGGCGGTTCCTGGCTTGACCCCTTCAGATATTCACCTGCTCACGGATTTGCGAGGGGCGGACAGGAAAAACGCGCCGCAGGGGCGCGGTTCTCTGGCGTTACTCCGGAACAGTAAAGACTTGCCCCGGATAAATCAGGTCGGGATTTCGGATCGCGCCGCGGTTGGCCTCAAAAACCCGGACATACAGAAAGCCGCTGCCGTATTTCTGCTGCGATATGGCCCAGAGCGTATCGCCCTTCTGCACTGTTACCGCCTGAACCAATGGCACTGGCTGTTCCGGCGTTGCGTCGCCGCCCGGTTGCGGCAGCGCCTCGGGCGCTTCGCGTTTGAAGGGGGTTTCCAGACGGCTGACCACAGCGCCGGTTGCCGGTTCGACCTCGTCCAGGCGCAGGGTGTAAATGCCTGGTGCCACATCCTCCAGCCGGCCGCTCCAGCGCCCGTCTGCCGCGGCGCCCAGCTCGGCCACCGGCCGGTTGTCGACATAGACCCGCACCTGTGATTGCGGCTGCGCCCGTCCCGACAGCTCAACCCCGCCGCTGCCATTGTAGCTGATTGAATCCAATGCCACTTCGTCACCCAACCCTGGGTCAGCAGGAATTGCGGGCTGCACCACCTCGATGCCCTCCGCGTCAGCCCTCAGAACCGCCACAGCCTGCCCCTGCGGTTGCGGCGTTCCGGGTTCGACGGCAGGCGCGGGATCTGCTGCAGACGGAACCTCGGCTGCAGCATTGGCTGTTGTCTGCCCGGCGCTGGCAACATCTTCGCCTGCGTCCGCCGTTCCTGCATCTGAGCTTGCGGGTTGATCCAGGGAGGCCGCTGGGGCTTCAGTCCCGGATTGTTCCACCAGGGCATTCTCTGCAGGGTCCAGGGTGGCAACTTGTTCCGGCGCAGGCGCTGTGACGTCTTGTTCCGCACCCGTTGCGCGCGAAGCCCCGGTTTCCGCGGCCTGCGCCGATTGGGCGGCCTCGCCCGCCGCCGCGACCGAAACCGGGCTGGCCGGCGCCAGAATAAAGGACGCCCCGGAGGCATTTTTCTGCCCTTCATGTTCGGCCAGAAGCGACACCACCCGTGCATCGGTGCTTGGTGTGATCGTGGTCAGAGAGACGAATTCACCGCCCGCTGGCACTTCCAGCTGCTCCAGCACTTCGCCGTCCAGCAAGACCGAAATACGCACCCCCGCCTGGGCGCGCCCTGCAATCACCGCAGAGCCCTCGTTGTCGACACGCACCAGGTCCAGCTCGGGGGCTTCCAGAACAAAGATGCCTTCGTTGACATCCGGCGCCAGCGGTGCTGCTTGACCGGTGCCCTGTACCTCGCCGCCAGGTTCGGCCAAGGCGATTTCATCCGGCCGCGCCTCTGCTTCGGCAGTTTGATCCGAGGATGTTTCGGTTTCAGTTCCGGCCGTTTCCGGCTGGCCTTCAGAAACCGCTGTTTCACCAAGTTCCCCTGCCGCAGCCGCCTCCGGCACCGGTTCCGGACCTGCCTCCGGATCCGCAACCGTCAAGGCCGCTGCCGGCGCACCTGTTTCTGCCTCAGCTCCGCCGGTGTCTGGAACAACAGCCGCCGTTTCAGCTTTGGTTCGTGCCCGGTTCTGCAGCGGCTGACCGGATTCATCGCCATCCCCTAAAAACGCACCGCTCCCGTTTGCCGCCTGGCTGCCCGCCTGCCCGTCCGCCGTCCCGCCGCCTGGCTGGCCGCTGCCGAACACCCCAAGCTGGAACAGCGCCACGCCGCCCAGCATCACGGCCACGCCGGCAATACCGCCAATTGTGAGGGCCCCCAGGCCCCCGCTTCCAGATGCTTCCGCCATTTCGATCCCTTCGGCATTTGCGGAATGTTGCCTTCCGCTTAGTTGAGCAAACCTACCAATCCCGCTATCACGGGTCAAAACACCAATTGCGTTTCACTTTGAAATTCCACGGAAAGGCTGGCCAATGAGCATCAAATCCGTCTGTGTCTATTGCGGCTCCCGTGCCGGAGCGCTGCCAGATTATACCCAAGCCGCACGGGATCTTGGCACTGCACTGGCTGAAAACGGGATGCGGCTGGTCTATGGCGCCGGCGATGTCGGACTGATGGGAGAGGTCGCACGCGCCGCCCAGGCAGCGGGCGGCGAAACCTTTGGCGTGATCCCCGGCCACCTGGAAAAGCGCGAAGTCGGCAAATCCGATCTCAGCACCTATGTTGTCACCGAGACCATGCATGAACGTAAAAAGGTCATGCTGTGGAACGCCGATGCGGTGGTGGTTCTGCCCGGCGGCGCCGGGTCGCTGGATGAATTGTTCGAGGCGCTCACCTGGCGCCAGCTGGGCCTGCACGGCAAGCCCATCGTGATCCTGAACACCGCTGGTTACTGGGACAAGCTGCGCGACCTGCTGGACCATATCGTCGGCCAGGGCTTTGCCGGTCAGGACACCGCGGATTATCTTATCTGGGCTGACACCCCGGTGGCGGCCATTGCCGCCCTGCGCGACGCCCGCTCCTGACGCAGGGCCGAGAATGAAAACACCGCAACCGCGCTCCAGATCAGCGCAAAGGCGGCGCTGTGCCAGGGGGTGAACGGCTCGGCAAAGACCAGCACCGCCACCAGGAACTGCAACGTCGGGTTCAGGTACTGCAACACCCCCACCGTCCCCAGCCGCACCCGTTTGGCGGCATAGCTGAACAGGATCAGCGGCAGCCCGGTCAGGATGCCGGAAAACGCCAGCATCACAGCGGTCGAAGTGCCGTCCAGAAAACCTGCGCCGCCGGTGAACCAGATCACCGCCAGCGCCACTGGCAGGATCAGCAGCACTTCGGCGGTGACAGACACCACCGGACCCAGCAAAATCTGTTTCTTCGCAACGCCATAAAGGGCAAAGCTGATCGCCAGCACCAGCGGGATCAGGGGCGCTGCCCCCAGCCCGAAGGACAGCACCGCAACCGCCAGCACCGCCAGCCCGACAGCCGCGACCTGCGCCCGGCTCAGCTGTTCGCCGAAGACCAGCCGCCCCAGCAGTACGCTCAGCAACGGAAAGATATAGTACCCCAGGCTCGCCTCGGTGGCGTAACCGGTCTGCACTGAAGAGATGAACACAAACCAGTTGAGCGAGATCATCGCTGTTGCGAGAACCAGAAACAATATGCTCCGCCTGCTGGTGAAAGCTGCCGTTAAGGCGCCGATCCGGCCCTGAAACAGCAGCACGCCGGCAAAAAACAGAAACGACCACAAAGCCCGGTGCGACAGAACCTGCTCAGGCGGCACATGCGACAGAGCATTGTAGTAGATCCCCGACAGCCCCCAGACCACGCAGGCCGAGACCATTGCCAGTATGCCCTTGGCTGCCTCTGTCATCACCGTTCCCCCAGTTCCGGCGGGCCGTGCGCAATACGCGCCAGCCGTCGGTCCAAACAAGAAACGCCCGGTCGGGTGACCGGGCGCTCCAGAATTCATGCCGCTCAGGACTTACATCCGCGAGGCGACGTTTTCCCAGTTCACCAGGTTGTCCAGGAAGTTGGTCAGGTAAGCCGGACGCTTGTTGCGGAAATCAATGTAATAGGAGTGTTCCCACACATCGCAGCCCAGCAGTGCGGTCTGGTTGAAGCACAGCGGATTGACGCCGTTTTCGGTTTTGGTCACTGCCAGCGACCCGTCGGCGTTCTTAACCAGCCAGGCCCAGCCGGAACCGAACTGGCCGGCGCCTGCTGCGGAGAACTGCGACTTGAACTCGTCAACCGAGCCGAACGACTCGACCAGCGCCTTTTCCAGCTCGCCCGGCATTGCGCTGGCGCCCGGGCCCATCATTTCCCAGAACTGGTTGTGGTTCCACAGCTGCGAGATGTTGTTGAAGATACCGTTCTGGGCAACGGAACCGGCGTCATAGGTGCCTTTGATGATCTCTTCCAGCGACTTGCCGTCCCACTCGGTGCCGGCAATCAGCTTGTTGCCGTTATCGACATAGGCCTTGTGGTGCAGGTCGTGGTGGTATTCCAGGGTCTCGGCCGACATGCCTTTGGCAGCCAGGGCGTCGTGTGCATAAGGAAGATCGGGAAGTTCAAAAGCCATTTGGGCCCCCTGTAAAAAAGATTGCGTTCCTGCGCAGATACATGCTGTGCGCGCGCTATCAGGTCAAGTGCCAAGGCCCCATTTCCGCGCAAGGCCTATGTGCAGATTTCCACCTAACCGACATCCGGCCATGGCAATAAGGAGGTACAGCTCCATTCCGCGCACGGCTGTTACGTTCATCGTCGAACTGGAGTCCTTCCCGTCTGAGCCCTAACCCCGGCAGACCAGCCCCACGGAATCCGGACCTCGTCTACTGGAAGGCGCGAGGCTGCAATGAACAACCGGGGCAGATCTGCAAGGCTACCCTTTTTTGACCTTGCACTTGCCCCTGCCGCGCGGTTCGTTGCCAAACTCGGAGAGCAACGCACGCACCGACAACGTGTTGTTTTTCTTGTTCAGAATACCTGAATACTGTGCCTTTGCGGTCGTATTGACATTCCCCACTGGAATACCTTCCACACGCCAATTCAGGAACAGCGATTTTTCATCCCGCGGCTTCACTTCAGCAGATTGTGGTTCGCCGTACACTGTATGAATGATTCCGTCATAAACCTGCGCAGTCTGTTCCAGATTGTCGACAACAACGATGACTCTTGGGGGAATCCAACCCTTGTTTGTAAACGACTTGACCTCGCAGTCATATGTGGTGGTGCCTTTACTTCCCGCTGCTGCGGAGGACGCTGCTGCCAGCACAATGGATGCAGCCGTTAGATATCGTTTCATTCAGATGGGTCCAATTTTGATGCAGCGCAGTGATGCAAGGATACCGGTTTCAATGCAATGGCAATCTGCAGTTGCACCGCCTGAACAAAGAAACCCGCCAAGTCAGTACACGCGCTTAGTTCCATCCAATGTGGTTCTGGGCCAGCCGTGACAAAGACGGCTCCCGGCGGCAGGTCCCCGAACCGCGCGGCGGCTGTTTTGTGCCGCTTGTTCGGGTCGATTGAATGCTCATCTTCAAGTTTGCGGTGTTCAGAACGGCCCTGAAGCGCGGCTTTGCCTGCCCGCTGTCCGTCAGTACCGCAAGCCCCGGCAACGACCAGCTGATCGCATAAGTTGTCTCGCTGCGTTGCGAAACCTTAGCTGAAACAGACACACCAAACGCCGCATCAGTGACCTTTGCAGTGGTGAAATCATCGGAAAAATGCACGGTAATCCGGCCGGGAACCCAAGTGACGCCGGAAATCGGTTTCAGATTGCAACGAAAGCTGGTTTCCGCCAGAGCGCCTGCCCCGGTCAGCGTCAGAACCAGTGCTAAAATACTACATGCCGGCAGACTCATCGGCCGCTCCCTGAAACATCGTTAATAAACCTCCCCCACGCCAGAGAAAGGTAATAAATTCAAACAGATGCAATCGATACAAAAAGCGAGCTTCCTGGCAAGCCAGAATAAAAAAGGTGCCCTGGAAAGGTCTCCGGGGCACCGTAAATGACGCGCGATGGCGTCACAAGCAAAAAGCGAGTGAAAACTTTAGTAAACACCCACCTTGGACTGCGGATGCGACGCTGTGCTTAGCAGTTTGAATACATATTCACCAACCGAACGGAAGCAGACGATGTAAAAGCTGCCGTCCTCGTTCAGCCAGAAGGCGCCTGCCACCTGCGCCAGGCGCGAACGGCGGAACCGGCCTGCCTTGAATGCAGCTGCGTCAAAGTCCACCGGGCTCACTTTGCCCAGCACCTCGCGCGCGCCTTCGCCCGACACGCGGAAGAAGGCACGGGCGTCAGAGACATTCGCCGCCAGCGCATGTTCGCCTTTCAGCGCCGCGGACAATTCCGCGGTTTTGGCAACGGCATCCTCATAGGGCACCAGCAGCAGCAGCTCGTCCGGCGACATCCAGGCAGCGGCACCGTTTTCGGCAACCGTGATAGCCCCCCGGGCTGGAACTTCGGCGCCGGTGGCGGCCTTGACAGCCGCCTTCAGAACCGATGACTCCAGATCGCCGCGCAGGGTGATCATGCCCTGCAGGCCTGCGTCCTCGACCTTGGCCAGGCCGGAGAACTGCGCGCCGTTCAGTACGGAAACAGCCTTAGACATTCTGCTTTTCTCCTTCCTTGTCGTAGAAGACCGGATCAACGATCTTGGCCTTGTAGGTCTTGCCGTCAGTGCCCGGGAATTCAACCACTTCGCCCATCCGCTTGGTGCCGTGCTTGATCAGGCCCATTGCGATACCGCGGCCCAGGGTCGCGGAATGATAGGTTGAGGTCACCCGGCCGATCATGTTGCGCTGGCCGTTGGCGTTGACGCCTTCGCCCAATGCATAGGCGCCGTCGGGCAGCACCGAACCGTCCACGGTTTCCAGGCCAACCAGCTGCCAGCGGTCCGGATCCGCCATGTGGGAGCGCAGCTGCGCGCGCTTGCCCAGATAGTCTTCCTTCTTCTTCGACAGCGCCCAATGCAGACCCAGATCCTGCGGGATCACGGTGCCATCGGTCTCGTCGCCGATCATGATGAAGCCTTTTTCGGCGCGCAGGATGTGCAGGGTCTCCGTGCCGTAAGGCATGACGCCGAACTCCTTGCCTGCCTCCATCAGCGCATCCCAGAACGCCTGGCCCTCCGAGGCCGCAACCGCGATCTCATAAGACAGCTCGCCCGAGAAGGAGATCCGGTAAGCGCGGGCATCAAAGCCGCCGATCTGACCGTCGCGCCATTCCATGAACGGCAGCGCCTCTTTCGACAGATCCATACCGCCGCCCGCTGCTGCGTTCAGCTTTTCCAGCACCTTGCGGGCGTTGGGGCCGACCACGGCGACCTGGGCGTACTGCTCGGTCACATTGGCAACATAGACTTTCCAGTCCCACCATTCGGTCTGCAGCCATTCTTCCATGTGGCCATGGATGCTTTCGGCGCCGCCGGTGGTGGTGTGGCACAGGAAGGTGTCCTCGTCGATGCGGGCAACAACGCCGTCGTCGATCAGGAAACCGTTCTCCGAGCACATCAGGCCATAGCGGCATTTGCCGACCTTCAACGTGGACATCATGTTGGTATAGAGCATGTCCAGGAACTTGCCCGCATCCGGCCCTTTGACAATCAGCTTGCCCAGGGTCGAGGCATCCAGCAGGCCGAGGTTTTCGCGGGTGTTCTTCACCTCGCGGTTCACCGCAGCATGACGGTCCTCACCGGGTTGTGTGATGGCAAACGGGCGGCGCCACTGGCCAACCGGTTCCCAATCCGCACCGTTCTTGTCCATCCAGTCATAGATCGGTGTCTTGCGCACCGGCTGGAAGATCTCGGCCCGTGCTTCCCCCGCGATCGCACCGATCGAGATCGGGTGGTACGGCGGACGGAAGGTGGTGGTGCCCACCGACGGGATTTCCGAGTTCAGCGCGTCCGCAAGGATCGCCAGACCGTTGATGTTGGACAATTTGCCCTGGTCGGTCGCCATGCCCAGTGTGGTGTAACGCTTGGTGTGCTCGACGCTTTCATAGCCTTCGCGCGCAGCCAGCTGCACGTCAGAGACCTTGACGTCGTTCTGATAGTCCAGCCAGGACTTCATGCGCAGTTTGATGTCCGCTTTGGCCGGCATCAGCCAGACCGCTTCCATCTGCGCCTCATTCTCAGAGACACCCTTGGCAGCCGCCACGGATTTCGCCGGGAAGCCGGCAGCCTCAGCCGCTTTGGCACCAGCCGCAGCCGCGTCTTCCAGCAGCGCGCCCAGGCCGAATTCGCCGTTTGCGGCACCGGCCGGAACCACAAAGCCGTTACCGTCATGGCCCAGCGGCGGACGGGAGGCATCGGGGCGGAAGTTGGCGTTTTTGTCATCCCAAGTCAGCTTGCCGCCGCAGTGGGACCACAGATGGACCACCGGCGACCAGCCGCCGGACATGGCAACTGCGTCTGCTTCGACGTCTTCGCGGGCGCCGCCTTCACCGTTCTGGGCGCAGATGGAGACCTGGGTCACGCATTTGCCGTCCTTCACCTTGGCAATGGCACGGCCCAGCTCAACCCGGATACCCTTCTCGCGAACAGCTTCCATCAGTTCGCCGCCGCCGGTTTCGCGAGTATCAACCACGCGGACCACTTCAACGCCGGCTTCATGCAGCACCAGCGCGGTGCGGTAGGCGTCGTCGTTGTTGGTGGCAACCACCACCTTCTGGCCCGGGTTCACACCCCAGTTCACCACATAGTCACGCATCGAACCGGCCAGCATCACGCCCGGCACATCGTTGCCCGCAAAGGACAGCGGCCGTTCAATAGCGCCGGTTGCGGTGACGATCTGGCCGGCCCGGACCCGCCACAGACGGTGGCGCGGACCGCCCTGGCCCGGCGCGTGGTCGGTCAGACGCTCATAACCCAGGGCATAGCCGTGGTCATAGACGCCGGACCCCATGCAGCGGTCGCGGAGTGTGACGTTGTCCATCGCATCCAGCTCGGCCAGGGTCTTGGCGATCCAGGCGTCAGGCGCTTCACCGTCGATGGTGCCACCGTCGACCGGTGCGCGGCCGCCCCAATGGTTGTTCTGCTCCATCACCAGCACCTTGGCACCGGTGGCCGCAGCCGCCTTGGCCGCCTGCAGGCCGGCAACGCCGCCGCCAATGACCAGCACATCCGCAAAGAAGTAGAAGTGCTCGTATGTGTCGGCATCCTTCAGCTCGGCGTCAGGCGCATTGCCCAGACCGGCGGTTTTGCGGATGATCGGCTCATAGACATGTTTCCACAGCGGACGCGGGTGGATGAACATCTTGTAATAAAAGCCAGCCGTCAGGAACCGCGACAGCTTGTTGTTGATCGACAGAACGTCGAACTCCAGGCTGGGCCAGTGGTTCTGCGAATTCGCCGACAGCCCCGAGAACAGCTCGGTGGTGGTGGCGCGCTGGTTCGGCTCGTAACGGTCACCGGTGCCCAGCTGCATCAGCGCATTGGGTTCTTCCGAACCGGATGCGACAACGCCGCGCGGGCGGTGGTATTTGAACGAGCGGCCCATCATCACCTGGCCGTTGGCCAAAAGAGCGGAGGCCAATGTATCGCCGGCAAAGCCCTTCATGGTTTTGCCGTTGAAGGTGAAGGCGATCTGTTTGGAGCGGTCGATCAGCCGGCCGTGCTTGGCAAGACGCGTGCTCATGTGCGCAGACCTTTCAAAAGAAAAGCGGGTGTTTCAGTCAGGCGGCGGATCATTTCTGACCATCCGAGAATTCGCGCCAGGTCCAGCCGGGGCGTTTTGCGGTGATCTTGTCCATGATCTCCTGCGTCGGCACAGAGGTCTGGGCCGTGTAGGTGCCAAAGACCTCCAGCGTCATGGTGCAGCGGGCGGCATGGAACCACTTGCCGCAGCCATTGGCATGGCGCCAGCGTTCAAAGTGAACGCCTTTGGGGTTTTCGCGCATGAACAGATAGTCATGGAACTCATCATCCGAGGAGCCGGGACCAAAGCGCTTCAGATGCGCTTCGCCGCCCGCGGCCAGTTCGGTTTCTTCGGCTTTGACGCCGCAGTAAGGGCATTCAAGGATCAGCATTGTGCGGACCTCTCCAACTGGGGGCCAAGGATTTTCAAAAATCCTTGGCAAAATTCTTCGAAGAATTTTGCGGCGGCGCGCGGCATCAGTGTGCCACCCCCGCAGCGACGCTCTCGTCGATGAACTTGCCTTCTTTGAAGCGCATCATCGAGAACTCCTCGGTCAGCGGCGAATGGCCGGTGGCCATCAGTTCCGCCATCGCCCAGCCAGAACCCGGGATCGACTTAAAGCCGCCGGTGCCCCAGCCGCAGTTGACAAAGCAGTTCTGCACAGGCGTTTTCGAGATGATCGGCGAGCGGTCGCCGGTCACATCCACAATGCCGCCCCACTGGCGCAGCATCTTGAGCCGCGACACCATCGGGAAGGTTTCGACCAGGGCGCGCACGGTTTCCTCGATATGGTGGAAAGAGCCGCGCTGGGTGTAGTTGTTGAACCCGTCAGTGCCGCCGCCGATCACCATCTCGCCCTTGTCGGACTGGGACATGTAGCCGTGCACGGTGTTGGCCATCACAACCACATCCATGCAGGGTTTAATCGGCTCAGACACCATCGCCTGCAGGGCCACCGATTCCATCGGCAGACGGAAACCCGCCCGCTCGGCCAGAACCGAAGCATTACCCGCCACGATCATACCGATCTTGTCGCAGTCGATCGCGCCTTTGGTGGTGTCGACACCCACGGTGCGGCCGTTCTCGGTGCGCACACCGGTGACTTCACATTGCTGGATGATGTCCATGCCCATGTCGGAACAGGCCCGCGCATAGCCCCAGGCCACCGCATCGTGACGGGCGGTGCCGCCGCGTTCCTGCCACAGGCCGCCCAGAACCGGGTAACGGGGGCCGTGCAAGTTGATGATCGGCACCAGTTCCTTGACCCGCTCAGGGGTGATCCACTCAGTCGGGACACCCTGCTGCAGGTTGGCATGCGCGGTGCGCTTGTAGCCACGGATCTCATGCTCGGTCTGGGCCAGCATGATCACCCCGCGCGGGCTGAACATCACGTTGTAGTTCAGGTCCTGCGACATCGTCTCATACAGGCTGCGCGCCTTTTCATAGATCGCAGCGGACGGGTCCTGCAGGTAGTTCGAGC includes these proteins:
- a CDS encoding LysM peptidoglycan-binding domain-containing protein, with the protein product MAEASGSGGLGALTIGGIAGVAVMLGGVALFQLGVFGSGQPGGGTADGQAGSQAANGSGAFLGDGDESGQPLQNRARTKAETAAVVPDTGGAEAETGAPAAALTVADPEAGPEPVPEAAAAGELGETAVSEGQPETAGTETETSSDQTAEAEARPDEIALAEPGGEVQGTGQAAPLAPDVNEGIFVLEAPELDLVRVDNEGSAVIAGRAQAGVRISVLLDGEVLEQLEVPAGGEFVSLTTITPSTDARVVSLLAEHEGQKNASGASFILAPASPVSVAAAGEAAQSAQAAETGASRATGAEQDVTAPAPEQVATLDPAENALVEQSGTEAPAASLDQPASSDAGTADAGEDVASAGQTTANAAAEVPSAADPAPAVEPGTPQPQGQAVAVLRADAEGIEVVQPAIPADPGLGDEVALDSISYNGSGGVELSGRAQPQSQVRVYVDNRPVAELGAAADGRWSGRLEDVAPGIYTLRLDEVEPATGAVVSRLETPFKREAPEALPQPGGDATPEQPVPLVQAVTVQKGDTLWAISQQKYGSGFLYVRVFEANRGAIRNPDLIYPGQVFTVPE
- a CDS encoding TIGR00730 family Rossman fold protein codes for the protein MSIKSVCVYCGSRAGALPDYTQAARDLGTALAENGMRLVYGAGDVGLMGEVARAAQAAGGETFGVIPGHLEKREVGKSDLSTYVVTETMHERKKVMLWNADAVVVLPGGAGSLDELFEALTWRQLGLHGKPIVILNTAGYWDKLRDLLDHIVGQGFAGQDTADYLIWADTPVAAIAALRDARS
- the rarD gene encoding EamA family transporter RarD, which codes for MTEAAKGILAMVSACVVWGLSGIYYNALSHVPPEQVLSHRALWSFLFFAGVLLFQGRIGALTAAFTSRRSILFLVLATAMISLNWFVFISSVQTGYATEASLGYYIFPLLSVLLGRLVFGEQLSRAQVAAVGLAVLAVAVLSFGLGAAPLIPLVLAISFALYGVAKKQILLGPVVSVTAEVLLILPVALAVIWFTGGAGFLDGTSTAVMLAFSGILTGLPLILFSYAAKRVRLGTVGVLQYLNPTLQFLVAVLVFAEPFTPWHSAAFALIWSAVAVFSFSALRQERASRRAAMAATGVSAQIR
- a CDS encoding superoxide dismutase — its product is MAFELPDLPYAHDALAAKGMSAETLEYHHDLHHKAYVDNGNKLIAGTEWDGKSLEEIIKGTYDAGSVAQNGIFNNISQLWNHNQFWEMMGPGASAMPGELEKALVESFGSVDEFKSQFSAAGAGQFGSGWAWLVKNADGSLAVTKTENGVNPLCFNQTALLGCDVWEHSYYIDFRNKRPAYLTNFLDNLVNWENVASRM
- a CDS encoding sarcosine oxidase subunit gamma, which gives rise to MSKAVSVLNGAQFSGLAKVEDAGLQGMITLRGDLESSVLKAAVKAATGAEVPARGAITVAENGAAAWMSPDELLLLVPYEDAVAKTAELSAALKGEHALAANVSDARAFFRVSGEGAREVLGKVSPVDFDAAAFKAGRFRRSRLAQVAGAFWLNEDGSFYIVCFRSVGEYVFKLLSTASHPQSKVGVY
- a CDS encoding sarcosine oxidase subunit alpha family protein, which gives rise to MSTRLAKHGRLIDRSKQIAFTFNGKTMKGFAGDTLASALLANGQVMMGRSFKYHRPRGVVASGSEEPNALMQLGTGDRYEPNQRATTTELFSGLSANSQNHWPSLEFDVLSINNKLSRFLTAGFYYKMFIHPRPLWKHVYEPIIRKTAGLGNAPDAELKDADTYEHFYFFADVLVIGGGVAGLQAAKAAAATGAKVLVMEQNNHWGGRAPVDGGTIDGEAPDAWIAKTLAELDAMDNVTLRDRCMGSGVYDHGYALGYERLTDHAPGQGGPRHRLWRVRAGQIVTATGAIERPLSFAGNDVPGVMLAGSMRDYVVNWGVNPGQKVVVATNNDDAYRTALVLHEAGVEVVRVVDTRETGGGELMEAVREKGIRVELGRAIAKVKDGKCVTQVSICAQNGEGGAREDVEADAVAMSGGWSPVVHLWSHCGGKLTWDDKNANFRPDASRPPLGHDGNGFVVPAGAANGEFGLGALLEDAAAAGAKAAEAAGFPAKSVAAAKGVSENEAQMEAVWLMPAKADIKLRMKSWLDYQNDVKVSDVQLAAREGYESVEHTKRYTTLGMATDQGKLSNINGLAILADALNSEIPSVGTTTFRPPYHPISIGAIAGEARAEIFQPVRKTPIYDWMDKNGADWEPVGQWRRPFAITQPGEDRHAAVNREVKNTRENLGLLDASTLGKLIVKGPDAGKFLDMLYTNMMSTLKVGKCRYGLMCSENGFLIDDGVVARIDEDTFLCHTTTGGAESIHGHMEEWLQTEWWDWKVYVANVTEQYAQVAVVGPNARKVLEKLNAAAGGGMDLSKEALPFMEWRDGQIGGFDARAYRISFSGELSYEIAVAASEGQAFWDALMEAGKEFGVMPYGTETLHILRAEKGFIMIGDETDGTVIPQDLGLHWALSKKKEDYLGKRAQLRSHMADPDRWQLVGLETVDGSVLPDGAYALGEGVNANGQRNMIGRVTSTYHSATLGRGIAMGLIKHGTKRMGEVVEFPGTDGKTYKAKIVDPVFYDKEGEKQNV
- a CDS encoding sarcosine oxidase subunit delta; this encodes MLILECPYCGVKAEETELAAGGEAHLKRFGPGSSDDEFHDYLFMRENPKGVHFERWRHANGCGKWFHAARCTMTLEVFGTYTAQTSVPTQEIMDKITAKRPGWTWREFSDGQK
- a CDS encoding sarcosine oxidase subunit beta family protein, with translation MKRYSAFAVAREALRYHTGWERAWRSPEPKRHYDVVIVGAGGHGLATAYYLGKNFGITNVAIIEKGWLGGGNTGRNTTIIRSNYLQDPSAAIYEKARSLYETMSQDLNYNVMFSPRGVIMLAQTEHEIRGYKRTAHANLQQGVPTEWITPERVKELVPIINLHGPRYPVLGGLWQERGGTARHDAVAWGYARACSDMGMDIIQQCEVTGVRTENGRTVGVDTTKGAIDCDKIGMIVAGNASVLAERAGFRLPMESVALQAMVSEPIKPCMDVVVMANTVHGYMSQSDKGEMVIGGGTDGFNNYTQRGSFHHIEETVRALVETFPMVSRLKMLRQWGGIVDVTGDRSPIISKTPVQNCFVNCGWGTGGFKSIPGSGWAMAELMATGHSPLTEEFSMMRFKEGKFIDESVAAGVAH